A window of Chitinophaga sp. MM2321 contains these coding sequences:
- a CDS encoding TonB-dependent receptor yields the protein MIHALLFITTALFAQEPRLLTGKVIDAATNEPIPGASIAVSGAANTSISNDKGEFTINVALGKTLAVSYIGYTTSLHLVGANLHPVIKLKTALGELADVVVVGYGQQKKESVVAAISTMKATGLKQTPAANIGIALAGRLPGLSVLQRSGVPGGEQLEFYIRGRSTVNGQQPLMLVDGVERDFTALDPREVESISILKDASATAVYGVRGANGVIMVTTRRGHSGKPIIDITMEQSWQSPTRMPKMTSAYDYAVLRNQVETQNGRPVIYDDVALGHYQKGDFKELYPVRDFVSEFMKDGFPMRRVNVNVSGGSDRMRYFTTVGYLFQEGIFKTEKFSDYDYDPTSKANRVNFRSNFDIDVNKSLKMFLNVSGYMQKKNDPVVVPNNGDYLSDVNGYSVVLSSLISTPNNYHNDVTPDGEVLSTPLKGGNINNVPYGMLNRSGFRNTLTNQVTTTLGAEQALDFITKGLSAKVVASYDATAINQQVRQRSYQLFEAKAAPNNPDSVIYQPTGTMTNSTLSDAQYQSQWNLLNIDASVNYKRSFGLHDVTGMLLFNRYQRVINIQLPFNYVGYVGRVTYGYNDKYLAEVNFGYNGSEQFAPGHKMGFFPSFSVGWVASNESFLQEAAPWLTFAKLRASYGQVGNDNMNGARFAFLTLWNGSYESQIGNKELTWEKANKSNVGLETRLFKNFTLDVDVFYEKRNNILIAATGLVPTGMFGTGGVYNSGIIPKVNAGQIENKGFELSGGYQKTIGSDFRIDVRLNGAYNQNKVLYMSEVLLPEEYTYRLRSTGYRLGQPFGYKTAGFFNTQKEIDEWYDQTGVGAKPKLGDLKYMDTNGDNVITEQDQVPLGNPEMPQWTFGAAMSLQYKGFDFSMLWQGVAKRSYLLTGQRIFETYNFNEWHKEAWSQERYDAGLPITYPRLDPGSNASKLTSDFWYVDGSYIRLKNLEIGYTLPHKISDRIGATSIRVYANGLNLLTFDRYPVKYQDPEQNNELMYPVFKAYNAGVNVSF from the coding sequence ATGATACATGCGCTGCTTTTCATTACCACTGCTCTTTTTGCGCAGGAGCCCAGGCTTCTTACCGGAAAGGTAATTGACGCTGCAACCAACGAACCTATACCTGGAGCCTCGATTGCAGTCAGTGGCGCCGCAAACACCTCTATATCAAATGACAAAGGTGAATTTACAATTAATGTAGCCTTGGGAAAGACACTGGCGGTGTCATACATAGGGTATACAACGTCATTACATCTGGTGGGTGCCAATTTGCATCCCGTCATAAAACTGAAAACGGCTTTAGGAGAACTGGCTGACGTAGTTGTTGTTGGATACGGACAACAAAAAAAGGAGAGCGTAGTTGCGGCTATTTCCACTATGAAAGCTACAGGGCTGAAACAAACGCCTGCTGCCAATATTGGGATCGCCTTAGCCGGACGCCTGCCAGGGTTGAGTGTTTTGCAGCGTTCCGGTGTCCCGGGAGGAGAGCAATTGGAATTTTATATCAGAGGCCGTAGCACCGTAAATGGGCAGCAACCATTAATGCTGGTAGACGGTGTGGAACGGGATTTTACCGCCCTTGATCCAAGGGAAGTTGAATCAATATCGATATTGAAAGATGCATCCGCTACTGCGGTGTATGGTGTGCGCGGTGCAAACGGCGTTATCATGGTAACCACGCGGAGGGGACATTCCGGCAAGCCAATCATTGATATTACAATGGAACAGTCCTGGCAGTCGCCCACAAGAATGCCAAAGATGACCAGTGCATATGATTATGCCGTGTTAAGAAACCAGGTGGAAACGCAGAACGGACGCCCGGTTATTTATGATGATGTTGCACTGGGACACTACCAGAAAGGAGATTTTAAAGAGTTATATCCCGTGCGCGATTTTGTAAGCGAATTTATGAAAGACGGGTTTCCAATGCGCAGAGTGAATGTCAACGTAAGTGGCGGTAGTGACCGTATGCGTTACTTTACTACGGTTGGATATCTTTTCCAGGAAGGTATTTTCAAAACCGAGAAATTTTCAGACTACGACTATGATCCTACTTCAAAAGCGAACCGTGTAAACTTCCGGTCGAATTTTGATATTGACGTCAACAAATCATTAAAAATGTTTCTGAATGTAAGCGGTTACATGCAGAAAAAAAATGATCCGGTTGTAGTACCAAATAACGGAGACTATCTTTCCGATGTGAATGGATATTCAGTCGTACTTAGTTCCCTGATTTCCACACCGAATAATTATCACAATGATGTAACGCCTGATGGTGAAGTGTTATCAACACCGCTAAAAGGTGGTAATATTAACAACGTGCCCTACGGAATGCTGAACCGTTCCGGGTTTCGTAACACCCTTACCAACCAGGTAACCACTACTTTAGGAGCAGAGCAGGCGCTTGATTTTATCACAAAAGGATTGTCTGCAAAAGTGGTGGCTTCTTACGATGCTACAGCCATCAACCAGCAGGTAAGGCAGCGGTCCTATCAATTGTTTGAAGCAAAAGCAGCTCCCAATAATCCGGACTCTGTAATTTATCAGCCTACTGGCACCATGACCAATAGTACGCTTTCAGATGCGCAATATCAATCTCAATGGAATCTGCTGAATATTGATGCGTCGGTTAACTACAAACGTTCATTTGGTCTTCATGATGTAACGGGTATGCTGTTGTTTAACCGCTATCAACGGGTGATTAATATCCAATTGCCTTTCAATTATGTCGGCTATGTTGGACGTGTTACCTATGGTTATAACGATAAGTATCTGGCAGAGGTCAATTTTGGATATAACGGGTCAGAGCAATTTGCACCCGGCCATAAAATGGGTTTCTTTCCCTCTTTTTCTGTGGGTTGGGTAGCCTCCAATGAAAGTTTTTTACAGGAGGCAGCTCCCTGGCTTACGTTCGCTAAACTGCGGGCTTCCTATGGCCAGGTGGGTAATGATAATATGAACGGCGCAAGGTTTGCTTTTTTAACCTTGTGGAATGGCAGTTATGAATCTCAGATCGGAAACAAAGAACTCACGTGGGAAAAAGCCAATAAGTCCAATGTTGGTTTGGAAACACGTTTATTCAAGAATTTTACGCTGGATGTAGATGTTTTTTATGAAAAGAGAAACAATATCCTGATTGCTGCAACCGGGTTGGTGCCAACAGGTATGTTTGGTACAGGAGGGGTTTATAATTCTGGTATTATTCCGAAAGTAAATGCCGGACAAATAGAGAATAAAGGGTTTGAATTGTCGGGAGGATATCAGAAGACCATAGGGTCCGATTTCAGGATCGACGTCAGGTTGAACGGAGCATATAACCAGAACAAAGTGCTTTACATGAGCGAAGTATTGCTTCCGGAGGAATACACTTATCGCCTCCGCAGCACTGGATATCGCCTGGGACAGCCTTTTGGATATAAAACAGCCGGGTTCTTCAATACACAGAAGGAAATAGATGAATGGTACGACCAGACCGGCGTAGGAGCGAAGCCCAAATTGGGCGATTTGAAATATATGGATACGAATGGAGACAACGTTATTACTGAGCAGGACCAGGTACCGCTTGGGAATCCGGAGATGCCGCAGTGGACTTTTGGCGCAGCGATGAGCCTCCAGTATAAAGGCTTTGACTTTAGTATGCTGTGGCAAGGGGTGGCTAAAAGAAGCTATTTACTTACAGGACAACGGATCTTCGAGACCTATAATTTTAATGAGTGGCACAAAGAAGCCTGGAGCCAGGAGAGATATGATGCAGGGCTTCCAATTACATACCCGCGCCTCGATCCCGGAAGTAATGCAAGCAAATTGACTTCAGACTTTTGGTATGTAGACGGTAGCTACATACGGTTGAAGAACCTGGAAATAGGCTATACACTTCCTCATAAGATTTCTGATAGAATAGGTGCTACGTCTATAAGAGTTTATGCCAATGGGCTTAACCTGCTCACTTTTGACCGCTATCCTGTTAAATACCAGGACCCGGAACAAAACAATGAATTAATGTACCCGGTATTTAAAGCCTATAACGCTGGGGTAAATGTTTCTTTTTAA
- a CDS encoding PKD-like domain-containing protein: MKKRILPAVCIVAALLAGCSKNNDISGPVEKAPEVTIVTPPGGFTVDQMKWVRIAPDVINDEKATFLWTIGADTLGTTKDLLHVFATEGQYTVKFTATNSAGEGHQEIVVNIAAKTYTNGVARVFDFLSAPGQFVNTMPAWKEGDNDSTMAAKAEAALKNNSMIHLGGFGGYIVMGFDHTIINTPGENSFLVKGNAFNNWSEPGIIMVSYDANGNGIPDDEWYEIAGSEYDNPKTVKNYQITYYKPDENKVPTPNDNYAYISDTTYIRWKDNQGKTGFISKNVFHSQSYYPQWKGDSITFTGTKLTEENVVDLSGNGSNYASPAFDFGYADNWSNNDDKAKIKISWAVDETGKQANLKGVDFIKVHTGMRAKGGWLGEISTEITGVTDLNLK; this comes from the coding sequence TAGCAGCTTTATTGGCCGGCTGTTCCAAAAATAATGACATCAGCGGGCCTGTTGAGAAAGCGCCGGAAGTAACCATTGTTACACCTCCTGGCGGCTTTACGGTCGATCAGATGAAATGGGTGAGGATTGCCCCCGACGTTATAAATGATGAAAAGGCGACCTTCCTTTGGACAATAGGCGCCGATACACTGGGTACCACGAAAGACCTCCTGCATGTATTCGCAACGGAAGGACAGTACACCGTTAAATTCACCGCAACAAACAGTGCGGGAGAAGGACACCAGGAAATAGTGGTAAACATCGCTGCAAAAACCTATACCAATGGCGTAGCCCGTGTATTTGATTTCCTGTCTGCACCCGGACAGTTTGTCAACACCATGCCCGCATGGAAGGAAGGAGATAATGACAGTACCATGGCGGCCAAAGCAGAAGCCGCGCTAAAGAATAATTCCATGATACATCTCGGCGGATTTGGTGGATACATTGTGATGGGTTTTGATCATACTATCATCAATACACCTGGTGAAAACAGCTTCCTGGTAAAAGGCAATGCTTTTAATAACTGGTCAGAACCGGGTATCATCATGGTATCATATGATGCCAATGGCAATGGTATTCCGGATGATGAATGGTATGAAATTGCCGGTTCTGAATATGATAACCCCAAGACCGTTAAAAACTACCAGATTACCTATTATAAGCCGGATGAAAACAAAGTGCCTACGCCCAATGACAACTACGCTTATATATCAGATACAACTTACATCCGTTGGAAAGACAACCAGGGAAAAACCGGTTTCATTTCTAAAAATGTATTCCATAGTCAAAGTTACTATCCGCAGTGGAAAGGCGATAGCATCACTTTCACCGGTACCAAACTGACGGAAGAAAACGTAGTAGACCTGTCTGGGAATGGCAGCAACTACGCCAGTCCTGCATTTGATTTTGGTTATGCCGACAACTGGAGTAACAATGATGACAAAGCAAAAATAAAAATCAGCTGGGCGGTAGACGAAACCGGCAAACAGGCCAACCTGAAAGGTGTTGATTTTATTAAAGTACATACCGGTATGCGCGCAAAAGGTGGATGGCTGGGTGAAATTTCAACAGAAATAACAGGGGTAACAGACCTGAATCTTAAGTAA